In the Pirellulales bacterium genome, TTGCCGGACGTACTGACGTCACGATCGCACCAGCCGGGATACCCCCATCGGGATATCCATTGCTGCGAAACTCACCTCCTGGCACCCAGGCAGAATCTTTCCCAACTGCCATCTCGGCTATGCCGGGGAACGTCTTTGAATTCTTGGCTAGCGGCACCGTGAATTACAATGATGAGGTCACTCAATCACCCCCAGTCTTTAGTCCTGATGGAGGTTTCGCTGTAACCATTGGCAATTTAGCTGGCATCAGCGACTATCAGGGGCCAGGTGGAGCACTTCTCGGCATATTTCTCGATGCGAGCAATCCCGCGTCATCCATTGCTCCGACCACGCTCAACTTCTCCACGATTGGAACGTCCTTTTCGACATTGCATCCCGGTCTGGGACAGGTCTTCTTCATCGGCGACGGTCTAACCGGTACGGGCACAGGATCGGAACAGAACTTCGTCGCACCGACTGGGGCAACCCGGCTATTTATTGCTGTCGCTGATGCTCCTGGATTCAGTGGACCTCCCGGTGCCTATGACGACAACGCCGGTTCGTATCATGCCTAGGTAACCGTCGTTCCCGAGCCGAATACGTACGTCCTCGCAACTCTAGGAATTGTCGCACTGCTGGCGGAGACAATGTCACTTCGCGCAAGCTCAAACTCATTTCCTGTCGCGACAGGAAATCCATTGAAAAGCGTGCTAAACGCGGCTAAAACGTAGAGAGTTACGTCACGCTTGCGAGTGCGTCACGCACTGTAGAAAACCCCTGAAAACAAGGGCTGTTTCGCACAAAAGCACGCCAATCACGCGCGCGACTTCTAATCCGCAGGTTGCTGGTTCGATTCCAGCCGGGCGTATTCGAGGTTTTTGCGATTCGGCACTTGACCGAAAAGCCCCTGGGTACAGAATTGCGGTACAGAATGAATCAAAGCTCCCGCCCGGCTGCAACCGGGACGGGAGCTGGCATACCCGAAGGCACGCCGTGGGAATCCACATGGCTCTTTGCTGGAGGGTTGATTCATGGCTCGTGCTTCGAAACCGTGGTGGCGCGAAGATCGACAGGCTTGGTTCGTCACGATCGACGGCCAGAGGTACAACCTCGGCCCAGATGAGGGCGAGGCCCATCGCGAATTCCACCGTCTGCTTTCTCTCGCGCCTGCGGTACGCACCCCGAAGGCATCCCCGTCCACCGGTCTGACTGTGGCCGACGTTCTGGACAAGTACCTCGATTGGTGCCAGAAGCACCGCGCTCCACGGACATTCGATTGGTACCGGGATCACTTGCAATCGTTTACCGATTTCCTTTCGAAGCCAGACGAGATGCTTGTTGCTGACTTGAAGCCCTACCAGGTCGTGGAATGGATCGACCAGTATCCGTCCTGGGGGGCCAACTACCGGAGAGGTGCATTGATAGCGGTGCAGCGCCCTTTCAACTGGGCGACGAAGGTTGGCTACATCAACGCTTCGCCGATTCCTCATATCGAGAAACCGCAACCGACTCGTCGCGAGCAGGCCGTGACGCCGGACGAGTGGGAATCGATCCGCGACCACTACCGAGAAGGAGATCCGTTTCGTGATCTCTTGGAATTTGCCTGGGAAACTGGCTGCCGGCCGCAGGAAGTAAAAGCAATCGAAGCTCGGCACATTCAACTCGCCCAGCGCCGCGTGCTTTTTCCGGCCGCCGAGGCAAAGGGAAAGAAACGCATCCGCATCATCTACATGACGGCAAGGGCTGAGGGCATTATTCGCAGGTT is a window encoding:
- a CDS encoding tyrosine-type recombinase/integrase, which translates into the protein MARASKPWWREDRQAWFVTIDGQRYNLGPDEGEAHREFHRLLSLAPAVRTPKASPSTGLTVADVLDKYLDWCQKHRAPRTFDWYRDHLQSFTDFLSKPDEMLVADLKPYQVVEWIDQYPSWGANYRRGALIAVQRPFNWATKVGYINASPIPHIEKPQPTRREQAVTPDEWESIRDHYREGDPFRDLLEFAWETGCRPQEVKAIEARHIQLAQRRVLFPAAEAKGKKRIRIIYMTARAEGIIRRLLKLYPNELLFRNSKGRGWNYASMNCRFSTLKKHLGVKYCGYALRHGFATRKLESGLDHITVAALMGHADATMLSKVYSHIGDRHDHLRDQLNRESVDGRPNA